A genome region from Triticum aestivum cultivar Chinese Spring chromosome 2B, IWGSC CS RefSeq v2.1, whole genome shotgun sequence includes the following:
- the LOC123044487 gene encoding mavicyanin, which yields MAALRRGSAVALAAAAMFAGMASAAVYEVGDKVGWTIMGNPNYGAWAASKKFSVGDTLVFTYNKQFHNVIAVSKADYKNCNVTKPTATWATGKDSVVLNTTGHHYFLCGFPGHCAIGQKVDVRVLSSAAPSTAPAMTPAPAAAGGGSAGRAGAAPSPHANAAPAVSSSFAVTVAAAVLSVAAAGLNLL from the exons ATGGCCGCGCTGAGGAGAGGTTCGGCCGTGGCCTTGGCGGCTGCGGCGATGTTTGCCGGGATGGCGTCGGCGGCCGTGTACGAGGTGGGCGACAAGGTCGGGTGGACCATCATGGGCAACCCCAACTACGGCGCCTGGGCCGCCTCCAAGAAGTTCAGCGTCGGCGACACCCTTG TGTTCACCTACAACAAGCAGTTCCACAACGTGATCGCGGTGAGCAAGGCGGACTACAAGAACTGCAACGTGACCAAGCCGACGGCCACCTGGGCCACGGGCAAGGACTCCGTCGTCCTCAACACCACCGGCCACCACTACTTCCTCTGCGGCTTCCCGGGGCACTGCGCCATCGGGCAGAAGGTCGACGTCCGCGTGCTCTCCTCTGCTGCCCCTTCCACCGCGCCCGCAATGACGCCCGCCCCGGCAGCCGCGGGTGGCGGCTCAGCCGGCCGCGCCGGCGCCGCGCCCTCGCCGCACGCCAACGCCGCGCCGGCCGTCAGCAGCTCCTTCGCCGTGACGGTCGCCGCTGCCGTGCTGTCCGTGGCCGCTGCCGGATTAAACCTGCTGTAG